One Acidimicrobiales bacterium DNA window includes the following coding sequences:
- a CDS encoding O-methyltransferase, with protein sequence MPDIVAAEIERYAENHTTPPPPYLEALAEETRSKLSAPGMMVGPVEGRVLEMLVFISAARRVLEIGTFTGYSALSMAAGLPDDGHIVTCEVDPRHAEMARLHISASPFADRIEVRLGRALETIRGLDGPFDLVFIDADKPGYVDYYEAVLPKLAPRGVIVADNTLWSGAVADPSEQDDLTKEVRAFNDHVASDPRVVCVQMTVRDGMTLIRRAD encoded by the coding sequence GTGCCCGACATCGTGGCGGCCGAGATCGAGCGCTACGCCGAGAACCACACGACTCCACCCCCTCCGTACCTCGAAGCGCTGGCGGAGGAGACCCGAAGCAAGCTGTCCGCCCCGGGCATGATGGTCGGTCCAGTCGAGGGCCGGGTCCTGGAGATGCTGGTCTTCATCTCCGCCGCCCGCCGGGTCCTCGAGATCGGCACCTTCACCGGCTACTCCGCCCTCTCGATGGCGGCTGGGCTTCCCGACGACGGCCACATCGTGACCTGCGAGGTCGACCCCCGGCACGCGGAGATGGCCCGCCTCCACATCAGCGCCAGCCCGTTCGCCGACCGCATCGAGGTGCGGCTGGGTCGGGCGCTGGAGACCATCCGCGGCCTCGACGGACCCTTCGATCTCGTCTTCATCGACGCCGACAAGCCCGGCTATGTCGACTATTACGAGGCCGTCCTCCCCAAGCTGGCTCCACGTGGGGTGATCGTCGCCGACAACACGCTGTGGAGTGGTGCGGTCGCCGATCCGAGCGAGCAGGACGACCTCACCAAGGAGGTCCGGGCCTTCAACGACCACGTCGCCAGCGACCCGAGGGTCGTCTGCGTCCAGATGACCGTGCGGGACGGGATGACCCTCATACGCCGGGCCGACTGA
- a CDS encoding histidine kinase N-terminal domain-containing protein — translation MLDYHLHLWPHGERDTDVTVEQLAAYCRRAGAAGITEIAVTEHLFRFVQADALLGRFWDADPDPALRRSMAAYWGEHARADLDAYVHSVLEAKGAGLPIALGLEVDYYPGRMDDVADLLEGYPFDVLLGSVHWLGAWRFDDLEDAASLAEWRRRGVDETWVAYTEALEELAASGACDVLAHPDLIKVAGRRSSAPDELYDRMAEAAASSGMAAEVSSAGWRKPVGEAYPAPALLARFRARGVPITTASDAHGLPDVAHRSDEIRQLLTAAGYDSLCAFRKRQPRLIPVTPSAATRSTGQGGVAGVPVPTHRQGDGATGNGAGGDGAGGDGGGGVGGGRSPATSGAARAAVAVGGPGGPGATAEGGEATELPMEVATPADVARRHTRLETSPLGHLQRLMGSWGMLADLCFGDLVLFVPVAAALDEGSRFVVLGQMRPSTGQTLHQEDLVGRLVDDAERPLLGRAWRLGEMVEGELVTTRGERARMQCIPVRWEGDLIAVMTRESPLTVGRRPGLLEREYVELFDRFARMIADGLFPFSSDEAAVTEESPRVGDGVVVLDEGGRVSYGSPNAINALHRMGVFSNVDGMRFGELGVEETAVQRAFATRLPVIEEVERRPDVIVLVRCIPLLSMGELTGAVVLLRDVTDLRRRDRLLVSKDATIREIHHRVKNNLQTISSLLRLQGRRLPPGEGRTALRESERRIRSIAIVHEILSREAGDQVPFDEIVRSLVRMTEDAVVSGRPIKLCVEGDAGDLSADLATPLAVVLAELLQNAIEHAFEGGEPGDRPDAAAGRHGDGAGRVDLVLGNDGRELLVQVRDNGQGLPDGFSIDNSTSLGLSIVRDLVRSQLNGNIVMRRDGGTVVELRIPVVATEDEAAGEIV, via the coding sequence GTGCTCGACTATCACCTCCACCTGTGGCCCCACGGCGAGCGCGACACCGATGTCACCGTCGAGCAGCTGGCGGCGTACTGCCGGCGTGCCGGGGCCGCAGGGATCACCGAGATCGCCGTCACCGAGCACCTCTTCCGCTTCGTCCAAGCCGACGCCCTGTTGGGCCGGTTCTGGGATGCCGACCCCGATCCTGCTCTGCGGAGGAGCATGGCGGCGTACTGGGGCGAGCACGCCCGGGCGGACCTCGACGCCTATGTCCACTCGGTGCTCGAGGCGAAGGGAGCCGGCCTGCCCATCGCCCTGGGGCTCGAGGTCGACTACTACCCCGGGCGCATGGACGACGTCGCCGATCTCCTGGAGGGCTATCCGTTCGACGTGCTGCTGGGCTCGGTCCACTGGCTCGGTGCGTGGCGGTTCGACGATCTGGAGGACGCGGCATCGCTGGCCGAGTGGCGCCGCCGAGGTGTGGACGAGACCTGGGTCGCCTACACCGAGGCGCTCGAGGAGCTGGCGGCGTCGGGCGCGTGCGACGTGCTCGCCCATCCCGACCTGATCAAGGTGGCCGGCCGCCGGTCGAGCGCGCCGGACGAGCTCTACGACCGGATGGCCGAGGCGGCGGCCTCGTCGGGAATGGCGGCCGAGGTGTCGTCGGCCGGCTGGCGCAAGCCCGTCGGTGAGGCCTACCCGGCGCCGGCGCTGTTGGCGCGCTTTCGAGCCCGCGGCGTGCCGATCACCACGGCTTCGGACGCCCACGGCCTACCCGACGTCGCACATCGCTCGGACGAGATCCGCCAGCTGTTGACGGCGGCGGGCTACGACTCGCTGTGCGCCTTCCGCAAGCGCCAGCCCCGCCTCATCCCGGTGACGCCGTCGGCGGCCACGCGGTCGACGGGCCAGGGCGGCGTGGCCGGAGTCCCGGTCCCGACCCATCGACAGGGCGACGGGGCGACGGGAAACGGCGCCGGAGGAGACGGTGCCGGAGGAGACGGTGGCGGGGGAGTCGGTGGCGGGAGGTCGCCCGCGACGAGCGGCGCCGCCCGTGCCGCCGTGGCCGTCGGTGGCCCGGGCGGGCCGGGGGCGACCGCGGAAGGAGGGGAAGCGACGGAGCTGCCGATGGAGGTGGCGACGCCCGCCGACGTGGCCCGCCGCCACACCCGGCTGGAGACCAGCCCCCTGGGGCACCTCCAGCGGTTGATGGGCTCCTGGGGGATGCTGGCCGACCTGTGCTTCGGCGACCTGGTGCTGTTCGTGCCGGTCGCCGCCGCCCTTGACGAGGGCAGCCGCTTCGTCGTGCTCGGGCAGATGAGGCCCAGCACGGGCCAGACCCTGCACCAGGAGGACCTGGTCGGCCGTCTGGTCGATGACGCCGAGCGGCCGCTGCTGGGGCGGGCCTGGCGGCTGGGGGAGATGGTCGAAGGCGAGCTCGTCACCACTCGAGGCGAGCGGGCCCGGATGCAGTGCATCCCGGTGCGCTGGGAAGGCGATCTCATCGCCGTGATGACCCGGGAGTCGCCGCTCACCGTCGGTCGACGGCCGGGTCTGCTCGAGCGTGAGTACGTCGAGCTGTTCGACCGTTTTGCCAGGATGATCGCCGACGGGCTGTTCCCCTTCTCCAGCGACGAGGCCGCGGTCACCGAGGAGTCACCTCGGGTCGGCGACGGAGTGGTCGTGCTCGACGAGGGAGGCCGGGTTTCCTACGGGTCGCCGAACGCCATCAACGCCCTCCACCGCATGGGCGTGTTCTCCAACGTCGACGGCATGCGCTTCGGCGAGCTCGGGGTCGAGGAGACCGCCGTGCAGCGCGCCTTTGCCACCCGCCTCCCGGTGATCGAGGAGGTTGAGCGCCGGCCGGATGTCATTGTGCTGGTGCGCTGCATCCCGCTGCTCAGCATGGGCGAGCTGACCGGCGCGGTGGTCCTGCTCCGCGACGTCACCGATCTTCGCCGCCGGGACCGGCTGCTCGTGTCGAAGGACGCCACGATCCGCGAGATCCATCACCGGGTGAAGAACAACCTCCAGACGATCTCCTCGCTGCTTCGCCTCCAAGGCCGGCGGCTGCCACCAGGCGAGGGTCGCACCGCCCTCCGGGAGTCCGAGCGCCGGATCCGCTCGATCGCCATCGTGCACGAGATCCTCTCCCGGGAAGCCGGAGACCAGGTGCCGTTCGACGAGATCGTGCGATCCCTCGTCCGCATGACCGAAGACGCCGTGGTCTCCGGTCGGCCGATCAAGTTGTGCGTGGAGGGGGACGCGGGCGATCTCAGCGCAGATCTCGCCACCCCTCTGGCCGTCGTGCTGGCCGAGCTCCTCCAGAACGCCATCGAGCACGCCTTCGAGGGCGGCGAGCCGGGCGACCGCCCCGATGCCGCAGCAGGGCGCCACGGCGACGGGGCCGGTCGGGTCGACCTCGTGCTCGGCAACGACGGGCGGGAGCTGCTGGTGCAGGTGCGCGACAACGGTCAGGGCCTGCCCGACGGCTTCTCGATCGACAACAGCACGAGCCTGGGACTGTCGATCGTGCGGGACCTGGTGCGCAGTCAGCTGAACGGGAACATCGTGATGCGCCGTGACGGCGGCACCGTCGTCGAGCTGCGGATCCCGGTTGTCGCCACCGAGGACGAGGCGGCTGGGGAGATCGTCTAG
- a CDS encoding WhiB family transcriptional regulator → MALTWNRSIEWDTDDWRRFAACRDTDPDLFFPIGTTGPAVDQIAAAKRVCTACEAQAACLEFALITNQEAGVWGGTSEEERRKLRKAWLTQRRRAS, encoded by the coding sequence GTGGCCCTCACATGGAACCGGTCGATCGAGTGGGATACCGACGACTGGCGAAGATTCGCCGCCTGCAGGGACACCGATCCCGACCTCTTCTTCCCCATCGGCACCACCGGGCCGGCCGTCGACCAGATCGCCGCGGCCAAGCGGGTGTGCACCGCGTGCGAGGCGCAGGCCGCCTGCCTGGAGTTCGCGCTGATCACCAACCAGGAGGCCGGTGTATGGGGCGGGACCTCGGAGGAGGAGCGCCGGAAGCTGCGCAAGGCGTGGTTGACCCAGCGACGCCGGGCCTCCTGA
- a CDS encoding electron transfer flavoprotein subunit beta/FixA family protein — translation MNVAVCVKQIPDPAAPGSLHPDTKNLVREGKLILDDSDAYGVEMALQLADTAGGGEVTLVSMAPHEETSGLRTALAMGAAKAILVSDDALAGSDALGTAKVLAAAIKRAEPDLVVAATESTDGYTGTTPAQLAELLGLPSVTFAKKIDVSEGKVRVERQTEAGFDEVECPLPAVVTVTAGVVEPRYPSFKGIMAAKGKPVEQLKVADLGLTPDQVGAAGAREEVTDVAAAEERKAGEIVVDEGDAYERIIAFLEQLKVL, via the coding sequence ATGAACGTCGCCGTCTGTGTCAAGCAGATCCCCGACCCCGCCGCCCCGGGGTCGTTGCACCCCGACACCAAGAACCTCGTCCGCGAGGGCAAGCTCATCCTCGACGACTCGGACGCCTATGGGGTCGAGATGGCCCTCCAGCTGGCGGACACCGCCGGCGGTGGCGAGGTGACGCTCGTCTCCATGGCCCCCCATGAGGAGACGAGCGGCCTGCGCACGGCGCTCGCCATGGGGGCGGCCAAGGCCATCCTCGTCAGCGACGACGCCCTGGCAGGCAGCGACGCCCTGGGCACCGCCAAGGTCCTGGCCGCCGCCATCAAGCGGGCCGAGCCCGACCTGGTCGTGGCGGCGACGGAATCGACAGACGGGTACACGGGCACCACGCCGGCCCAGCTGGCCGAGCTCCTCGGCCTGCCGTCGGTGACCTTCGCCAAGAAGATCGACGTCAGCGAGGGCAAGGTCCGGGTGGAGCGGCAGACCGAGGCGGGCTTCGACGAGGTGGAGTGTCCGCTGCCGGCGGTGGTCACCGTGACCGCCGGTGTCGTCGAGCCCCGGTACCCGTCGTTCAAGGGGATCATGGCGGCGAAAGGCAAGCCGGTCGAGCAGCTGAAGGTTGCCGACCTCGGCCTGACGCCCGATCAGGTGGGCGCGGCCGGAGCCCGCGAGGAGGTCACCGACGTGGCCGCCGCTGAGGAACGAAAGGCGGGCGAGATCGTGGTCGACGAGGGTGACGCCTACGAGCGCATCATCGCCTTCCTCGAACAGCTCAAGGTTCTGTAG
- a CDS encoding ArsA-related P-loop ATPase, which produces MRTTTAPARAGSLDQLLAAKEIVVSCGSGGVGKTTLAAAAATMAAVRQGGKVLVLTVDPAKRLADALGVKGIGNEETRVPKAAFTDAGITPRGELWAAMLDTKQSWDTLVRRHAPDARTAGEILANPLYQNVSGRFVQSHEYIAMERLYEIHNEGTYDLIVVDTPPSRNAIDFLEAPEHMAEFFSSRLLRWLIVPYRSRVVNFASRPFYQVADRILGTQFLQDIAEFFMLFQTMYDGFVKRAHAVERLLHERRTTFMVVSTLEAAPLREAEQFIDVMSKKGFHLGAVILNKVLPDYMRSDRSAEVADRLRDRGDELSQALAPGLAEPAQIHRVLDEVAESFLNFQVVACREAEQQAELAVTPEVVASVPYFDTDIYDLAGLARLGEQIWS; this is translated from the coding sequence ATGCGGACCACAACGGCGCCGGCCCGCGCCGGCTCGCTGGACCAGCTCCTGGCGGCCAAGGAGATTGTCGTCTCGTGTGGGTCCGGTGGGGTCGGTAAGACCACCCTGGCCGCCGCGGCGGCGACAATGGCGGCCGTGCGGCAGGGGGGCAAGGTGCTGGTCCTCACCGTCGATCCCGCCAAGCGGCTCGCCGACGCCCTCGGCGTCAAGGGGATCGGCAACGAGGAGACGCGGGTGCCGAAAGCGGCGTTCACCGATGCCGGGATCACGCCTCGCGGTGAGCTGTGGGCGGCCATGCTCGACACGAAGCAGTCCTGGGACACCCTCGTTCGTCGCCACGCTCCCGATGCGCGTACCGCCGGCGAGATCCTGGCCAACCCGCTCTATCAGAACGTGTCGGGCCGCTTCGTGCAGAGCCACGAGTACATCGCCATGGAGCGCCTGTACGAGATCCACAACGAAGGGACCTACGACCTGATCGTCGTGGACACGCCGCCGTCGCGCAACGCCATCGACTTCCTCGAAGCCCCCGAGCACATGGCGGAGTTCTTCTCCAGCCGCTTGCTGCGTTGGCTGATCGTCCCCTACCGCTCCCGGGTCGTGAACTTCGCCTCCCGACCCTTCTACCAGGTGGCCGACCGCATCCTCGGCACGCAGTTCCTCCAGGACATCGCCGAGTTCTTCATGCTCTTCCAGACCATGTACGACGGGTTCGTCAAGCGGGCCCATGCCGTCGAGCGCCTACTCCACGAGCGGCGCACCACATTCATGGTCGTGAGCACCCTCGAGGCCGCGCCCCTTCGGGAGGCCGAGCAGTTCATCGACGTCATGTCCAAGAAGGGGTTCCACCTGGGTGCGGTGATCCTGAACAAGGTCCTGCCCGACTACATGCGCAGCGACCGCTCGGCGGAAGTCGCTGATCGGCTGCGGGATCGGGGCGACGAGCTTTCCCAGGCGCTGGCTCCCGGGCTGGCCGAGCCGGCCCAGATCCACCGCGTCCTCGACGAGGTCGCCGAGAGCTTCCTCAACTTCCAGGTGGTGGCGTGCCGGGAGGCCGAGCAACAGGCGGAGCTGGCCGTCACCCCCGAGGTCGTCGCCAGCGTGCCGTACTTCGACACCGATATCTACGACCTGGCCGGCCTGGCGCGTCTCGGCGAGCAGATCTGGAGCTGA
- a CDS encoding MBOAT family protein: MLFPTIDFAVFFAIVFLVGWLLTPFPRRWKPFMILASYVFYGWWDWHFVFLLAASTAFAQLGALTIHRTGSPMRRKAALWATVAAELGLLGWFKYYGFFAVNVANVLHGMGLGASLPLLQVTLPVGISFFTFMALSYVIDVYRRSLEPANWLDFATYLSFFPHLVAGPIVRGSELLPQIRTRRDPRKVDFSRAAYLIFGGLFKKVVLSSFLATAIVDPVFNSPGQHSSLEIIVAIYGYAVQIYADFSGYTDIAIGVALLLGFKFPDNFDSPYSARTLQDFWRRWHMTLSRWLRDYLYIPLGGNRGSRLATYRNVMITMVLGGLWHGAAWTFVMWGTIHGVGQVTGHWRRSRREARGLDPLPDTRWDRIAQRVITFNVVCLAWVFFRSDSFSTALTLLRRLFTAWGPAPEVTPLVVLAIAVGIGAQYVPHDVVDRARVAFSRLRPAGQGVILAITLFGITTLGPQGVAPFIYFRF, translated from the coding sequence ATGCTCTTTCCCACGATCGACTTCGCCGTCTTCTTCGCCATCGTCTTCCTGGTGGGCTGGCTGCTCACGCCCTTTCCCCGACGGTGGAAGCCGTTCATGATCCTCGCCAGCTACGTCTTCTACGGCTGGTGGGACTGGCACTTCGTCTTCCTGCTGGCGGCGTCGACCGCCTTCGCCCAACTGGGGGCGCTGACGATCCACCGCACCGGTTCGCCGATGCGGCGCAAGGCGGCCCTGTGGGCCACGGTGGCCGCCGAGCTCGGTCTGCTGGGCTGGTTCAAGTACTACGGCTTCTTTGCCGTCAACGTGGCGAACGTCCTGCACGGCATGGGCCTCGGGGCGTCGCTGCCGCTGCTCCAGGTCACCCTGCCGGTAGGCATCTCGTTCTTCACCTTCATGGCCCTCAGCTACGTGATCGACGTCTACCGCCGTTCCCTGGAGCCGGCGAACTGGCTCGACTTCGCCACCTATCTCTCCTTCTTCCCCCACCTCGTAGCCGGGCCCATCGTGCGTGGCTCCGAGCTGCTGCCCCAGATCCGCACCCGGCGGGACCCGCGCAAGGTCGACTTCTCGAGGGCGGCCTATCTCATCTTCGGCGGCCTGTTCAAGAAGGTGGTGCTCTCCAGCTTCCTGGCCACGGCCATCGTCGACCCCGTGTTCAACAGCCCGGGCCAGCACAGCTCGCTCGAGATCATCGTCGCCATCTACGGCTACGCAGTGCAGATCTACGCCGACTTCAGCGGCTATACCGACATCGCCATCGGTGTGGCCCTGCTGCTCGGGTTCAAGTTCCCCGACAACTTCGACAGCCCGTACAGCGCCCGCACGCTCCAGGACTTCTGGCGACGGTGGCACATGACGCTGTCCCGCTGGCTGCGCGACTACCTCTACATCCCCCTGGGGGGCAACCGCGGGTCCCGGCTGGCGACCTATCGCAACGTCATGATCACCATGGTGCTCGGCGGCCTGTGGCACGGCGCGGCGTGGACGTTCGTCATGTGGGGGACGATCCACGGCGTCGGACAGGTGACGGGCCACTGGCGTCGCTCCCGCCGTGAGGCTCGGGGCCTCGACCCCCTCCCTGACACACGATGGGACCGCATCGCCCAGAGGGTGATCACGTTCAACGTGGTGTGTCTGGCTTGGGTGTTCTTTCGTTCGGACTCGTTCTCGACGGCGCTCACCCTATTGCGGCGACTCTTCACGGCCTGGGGACCGGCGCCCGAGGTCACGCCCCTGGTCGTGCTGGCCATTGCCGTCGGCATCGGGGCGCAGTACGTGCCCCATGACGTCGTGGACCGAGCCCGCGTCGCCTTCTCCAGGCTCCGCCCGGCGGGGCAGGGGGTCATCCTCGCCATAACGTTGTTCGGCATCACCACCCTCGGGCCCCAGGGTGTCGCCCCGTTCATCTACTTCCGGTTCTGA
- a CDS encoding electron transfer flavoprotein subunit alpha/FixB family protein — translation MATDKVWVVAESSGGAPSSLTQELLSKARSMGSVVEAVAWGGDVASTAGELGNHGATKVYDLGDLGDALPGGRVAAAIAAQIEAGNTPDVILIGTTYDGRDIAGRLSAKIDRPVLTNLVDLTVEDGVPVAHHAIFGGVQMAKSRFTGDGPGIFVVRAKSFAAEPAGGSAAEVVPVEVPDTGPADAARVLERHVEERTGPQLDEAEIVVSGGRGLGQADNYEMIEELAKLLKAAPGASRAIVDAGWVPYAYQVGQTGKTVKPTVYLAAGISGATQHMVGMKGAKNIIAINKDQEAPIFSIADLGVVGDVHKVLPKLIEALKARG, via the coding sequence ATGGCAACCGACAAGGTGTGGGTCGTGGCTGAGTCGTCGGGCGGCGCCCCGTCCAGCCTCACCCAGGAGCTGCTGAGCAAGGCCCGCTCGATGGGGTCGGTCGTCGAGGCGGTGGCGTGGGGTGGCGACGTGGCCTCGACGGCCGGAGAGCTCGGCAACCACGGCGCCACCAAGGTGTACGACCTGGGCGACTTGGGCGACGCCCTTCCCGGTGGCCGGGTCGCGGCAGCCATCGCCGCCCAGATCGAGGCGGGCAACACGCCCGACGTGATCCTGATCGGGACCACCTACGACGGCCGGGACATCGCCGGGCGGCTCTCGGCCAAGATCGACCGCCCGGTGCTCACCAACCTGGTGGACCTCACGGTCGAGGACGGGGTCCCGGTGGCCCACCACGCCATCTTCGGCGGCGTGCAGATGGCCAAGAGCCGCTTCACGGGCGACGGCCCCGGCATCTTCGTGGTGCGGGCCAAGTCCTTCGCCGCCGAGCCCGCCGGTGGATCGGCGGCCGAGGTGGTGCCCGTCGAGGTGCCCGACACCGGCCCGGCCGACGCCGCCCGGGTACTCGAGCGGCACGTCGAGGAGCGCACCGGGCCGCAGCTGGACGAGGCCGAGATCGTTGTATCCGGTGGCCGCGGCCTGGGCCAGGCCGACAACTACGAGATGATCGAGGAGCTGGCCAAGCTCCTGAAGGCGGCGCCCGGCGCCTCCCGAGCCATCGTCGACGCCGGCTGGGTGCCCTACGCCTACCAGGTGGGCCAGACGGGCAAGACGGTGAAGCCGACCGTCTATCTCGCTGCCGGGATCTCGGGCGCCACCCAGCACATGGTCGGCATGAAGGGGGCCAAGAACATCATCGCCATCAACAAGGACCAGGAGGCCCCCATCTTCTCCATCGCCGACCTGGGCGTCGTGGGGGACGTCCACAAGGTCCTCCCCAAGCTGATCGAGGCGCTCAAGGCCCGAGGGTAG
- a CDS encoding SigB/SigF/SigG family RNA polymerase sigma factor, which yields MGVDNAQREELRQKFVALAETGDPAIRRELVEAHLGLAEYLARRFSHRGEPVDDLVQVSSMALLKAVDRFDPGRGVEFSTYATHTIAGELKRHFRDKGWAVRAPRRMQELYLTLGDSIGRLSQELGRSPTIAELAAETRVSEEEVLEALEAGQAYRLASLDAPAPGEDEGETLASHLGDEDPRMSAAEERATLSPLIQALPARQQLILHLRFFEGLTQLEIAGRLGISQMHVSRLLARSLAELRTAAEQS from the coding sequence ATGGGCGTGGACAACGCGCAACGAGAGGAGCTGCGACAGAAGTTCGTCGCCCTTGCCGAGACCGGAGACCCGGCGATCCGGCGCGAGCTGGTGGAGGCCCACCTGGGCCTGGCGGAGTACCTCGCCCGGCGTTTCAGCCATCGCGGCGAGCCGGTCGACGACCTCGTCCAGGTCAGCTCGATGGCCCTGCTCAAGGCGGTCGACCGCTTCGACCCTGGACGCGGTGTCGAGTTCTCGACGTACGCGACCCACACCATCGCCGGGGAGCTCAAGCGCCACTTCCGGGACAAGGGCTGGGCCGTGCGGGCACCCCGCCGCATGCAGGAGCTCTACCTGACCCTGGGCGACAGCATCGGTCGGCTCTCCCAGGAGCTCGGCCGCTCACCGACGATCGCCGAGCTGGCCGCCGAGACCAGGGTGTCGGAGGAAGAGGTGCTCGAAGCCCTGGAGGCGGGGCAGGCTTACCGCCTGGCGTCTCTCGACGCCCCGGCGCCTGGAGAGGACGAGGGTGAGACGCTCGCCTCCCACCTGGGCGACGAGGACCCACGGATGTCGGCGGCGGAAGAACGGGCGACGCTCTCGCCACTCATCCAGGCCCTCCCTGCTCGTCAGCAGCTCATTCTCCACCTGCGCTTCTTCGAGGGGCTCACCCAGCTCGAGATCGCCGGGCGACTCGGCATCAGCCAGATGCACGTGTCACGGCTGCTTGCCCGCAGCCTGGCCGAGCTCAGGACGGCGGCGGAGCAGAGCTAG